The sequence below is a genomic window from Nostoc flagelliforme CCNUN1.
TTTGAAGGGTTCATGGTTCAGGATGATCAACATCCCGATGGCGAAAGGTCGCTGATGATTTGGGAAGCCATGACACCAGTACTTGGGCGACAACGGATTATTGAGTTCAGTAAAGGATTAATTACGTCAGAATTTAAACCACGCACAGTCAATACATATTTAGGTAAACTGCGACGGTTATTTCAATATGTACTGGATAATCCGTACATTCCAGGCAATGAAGTACAACTTATTATTACCAAATACGGTCGCATTGAGCAGCCAGTCAAAGAGTATGATTACCCTGTACATATCCTTGACCCTGAAGATGAAGGCTTTGTCCTTACAGGTAAGCAGCTGACTCAGTTCTACGATTTCATCCGGAAAGAATATATCAGTCACAATCCCAAAAAGCTTACTGCCTCACGAGATTACACGATGATTGTATTGGCAGGAGAAAGCGGTTTGCGAGCTAACGAGATTCTCAATTTAGATGCGCTCAAACCCCACCGTGACATTTTCTACGAACATAATTGCATTCAAACACGCCACGGAAAGGGAGTAAAAGGTTCCGGTAAACGCATTCGGAAAACGATTTTTACACCTCTTGCTCAAGCAACTCTGCATGTTTATGAAGAGCAAATTCGGCCCAACTTTCCTAATGCTAAATCAAATCCAGCCCTATTTCTATCGGAAAGTGGAGAGCGGATCTCATATCAAGCAATGTGGCGCTCATTGCATGTAATTGTCTGTGAAGCGAGAAAAGCAGGATTGGAATTACCTCATTCCTTAGCCTGGCATAGCTTACGTAAGTCCTTTGCCACTAACTTTATGGAACAGAATCCCGATAAAATCTGGGTGCTGATGGACATGATGGGACATAGAAATCCAAGTACTCTCCACTGCTATGTCAAACATAGTCGCTCGTACTACGACCGAGTTATCGATAGTATTGTTAAAAATTTGGGTTCTTCCGGCACTTTTATGGTGGTTACTAAATTTTAGTAAATTTTATTAACTACATTTTAATGATGTTTATCCTTCAAACATAGACTGTGTAACTATTACAGCAGTTTTAGGTATACTGAAATAATCCAAATAGCATGATTTATACTATAACACAG
It includes:
- a CDS encoding tyrosine-type recombinase/integrase; the encoded protein is MKRPNLVVVHRTEITSACIPLSEKLADHHAILQGYLDTHVTRNHSKRTIDSEQQFLKGWFEGFMVQDDQHPDGERSLMIWEAMTPVLGRQRIIEFSKGLITSEFKPRTVNTYLGKLRRLFQYVLDNPYIPGNEVQLIITKYGRIEQPVKEYDYPVHILDPEDEGFVLTGKQLTQFYDFIRKEYISHNPKKLTASRDYTMIVLAGESGLRANEILNLDALKPHRDIFYEHNCIQTRHGKGVKGSGKRIRKTIFTPLAQATLHVYEEQIRPNFPNAKSNPALFLSESGERISYQAMWRSLHVIVCEARKAGLELPHSLAWHSLRKSFATNFMEQNPDKIWVLMDMMGHRNPSTLHCYVKHSRSYYDRVIDSIVKNLGSSGTFMVVTKF